The sequence ACATCGATGACATGACTTGTCGTTTCGATACCGGCTGCCACGGTGGTGACTGTCAGGTGTGCTGCCACCTGGTCCCCATTGACGATCGCCAGAGTCGGAGGTGCGATGGTTGCTCCGATTCCACGCTCGACCAGAGCGTCCATGACCGAGCCGAAATGCTCACACCCATGGCGTACCGGGCTGCCCGCCGGCTCCTCGATGAAGGGGATCTCGGTGACGTTTCGGAGCCAGCTCTCCCGATCTGCGTTGTTGAAGTGCAGCCGATGCCGTTCGAGGGCTGCAAGTGCAAGCTCCTTGCTCACCGGCGCCGCATCACCTCGCGGTCGACACGGAGGCGGAGTCTGTGTGCTTCTCTGCGAGCGCATTCCAGACTTGACTCAGAAGCACGTGCGGCTCGACCGGGGGAAGATCCTGCTCCGGTTCGCCGAGCACGGTGGGATGGAAGCCGCGGCGGTCGGCGAAGATGTTCAGCATGAAGCAGCCCTCGGGTCCCGCCTCCTCCGGTCCGTAGACCGAACCCTTCTCCTGGAGGCGGATGTCGCCGGGCCCGTACCACTTCTTACCGACACGTAGGGAACCACGCAGAATGATCGACATGTAGTGGGTCTTGTGGTAGTGGACCGGCGATCGGAAGTTGGGTCCCACCTCCATGGGAAACACCGCCGGATCGGTCTCGCCGTCACCGAGAAAGAACGCGGCGAAGCGGGTGCCATCGTCCATGACGGCGAAATCGGGATCGTCGAGAATGGTCTCGTAACGCCCGCGGGCCGTTCGTTCCATGGTTGGCTCCTTTGTCTTGAGTTCAGGCGCTTTCTGGCGCCAGGAACAGTGCCTGCTGGGGGAGTCGTGACTCTAACGCGGGGTGTGATATAGATCATTTCGGAACTTGACTGTATTGAAGGTCACCGAATCTGTAAAGACACAAACGGTATTTTTACAGATGCGCGTTGTGGCGCAGTGGACTCCGTGAAGAACCCACCGGAGCAAGGCGGTGTCGACGACCTCCGGGTACGTGGAACCGAAGATTCTCACGCACTCAGGGCTGAAGGCTGCTGTCATGCAACAATTCACCGGCGCCGCATGGCGGCGATGCCGGGTGCACCTCATGCGGAACCTGCGCCGCGCCGATGTCGTGGAGATCCTCTCGATCCCGGCGGCGTTCCTGCGCCAGGCGACGGTGGTGATCGAACAGCACGACGAGTGGCAGGTCACCCGGCGCTACGTCTCCGACGTCTCCATGGTCGAACTCAGGGCGGTCATTGCGGCGAAGGAACACGCCGCCGCCGAGCCCGCCCACGCGCGGGCGGGGTACTCGAAATTAGCTAGCATTCAGCACGACTCGTTGATCACGACGCGGTGGCGCCACTTGATCCGAAGTCCACCACCTCGCGGGGTGCTGTCTTCACCGCACTGGCCGGGTCGCAGTCGCGACCCGGCCGGGTTGTCGCGAACGCATAACAGGTAGATAATTAATCTGTATTAGCGACAAGCGCAACCTGAATATCCCGGAGACCTCGTGCCCAGCGTAGCGGTATCGGGGCGAGCGGACCTCACCGACGCGCAGGGGGCGCGTCTGGCTCCGCTGCTGCCTTGCGTGACGAAGATCGGCCGTCCATCGAAGTGGCCGAAACGCAGCTCATCGACGGGATCCGCTGGCGCATTCGCGTCGGCGCCCCGTGGCGGGACCCTGGCACACCGTCTACGGGCTGTTCCGCCGCTGGCAAGGTGACGGCACCTGGGTACACGTGCTGACCCGGTTGCAGACCATCGCCGACGCCGCCGACCAGATCGTCTGGGACGTCAGCGTCGACTCGACGATCATGCGGGCGCATCAGCACGCCGCCGGCGCCCGCCACCACGGCAGCGAGCAGGTCGAACCGCCCGGTGGTGTTGCGACCGAACCGGCCGACCACGCGTTGGGTCGCTTCCGTGGTGGGTGGACGACGAAGCTGCATCTGGCGTGCGAGCAGCATCGACGGCCGCCCGCGCTGCTGCTGACAGCCGGTCGGCACGGGGACAGTCCGCAGTTCACCGCCGTGTTGGACGCGATCCGAGTACCCCGGTTCGGTGCCGGCCGGGCGCGCACGCGACCGGATCGGGTGCTGGCGGACAAGGCCTACAGCTCCCGAGCGAACCGGGCCTACCTGCGCCATCGTGGGATCAAGGCCACCATTGGCGATCCCGTCCGATCAGCTCGCCCACCGCCGCAACCGCGGCTTCGATGGTGGGCGACCACCGGTCTTCGACCGCACCGTCTACCGGCAGCGGCATGCCGTCGAATGCGGCATCAACCAACTCGAGCAGTTCCGGGCGGTGGCCACCCGCTTCGACAAGCTCGCAGTGCGGTATCTGGCCACCGTCCAGATCGCCGCAATCAGTCAGTGGCTATGAGACAGCGACCTTTTGAAACACGCCCTAGTGTTCTGAGTCAGGAATTCTGTTCAAATATGACGCGAGGCGTTCGAGGATCTCGTCCGCGGTCTTGGTCCACACATAGGGTTTCGGGTCGGTGTTCCACTGTGCGATCCAGGACCGAATGTCCTTCTCCAAAGCCTGAATCGACTTGTGTACCCCGCGGCGGATCTGCTTGTTGGTCAACTCGGCGAACCACCGCTCGACGAGATTGAGCCAGGACGAGCCGGTCGGGGTGAAGTGCAGGTGGAACCGTGGATGCGCCAGCAGCCACGCCTTGATTGCCAGCGTCTTGTGGGTGGCGTAGTTGTCGAGCACCAGATGCAGATCCAGACCCGGTGGGGTCTGCTTGTCCAAGGTCATGAGGAACTTCTTGAACTCGTCGGCACGGTGGCGGCGATGCAGTGACCCGATCACCTTTCCCGATGCGACGTCGAGGGCGGCGAACAAGGTGGTGGTGCCGGCACGCACGTAGTCGGAGGTCATCCGCTGCGGCACGCCGGGCATCATCGGCAGCACCGGCTGCGACCGGTCCAGCGCCTGGATCTGCGACTTCTCGTCGACACAGAACACCAGCGCCCGCTCCGGCGGATCGAGATACAGGCCCACCACGTCGTGGACCTTGTCGACGAAGAACGGATCGGTCGAGAGCTTGAAGCCCTCGGTGCGGTGGGGCTGCAACCCGAAGGCCCGCCAGATCCGCGAGACCGTCGACTGCGACAGGCCCATCTCCTGCGCCATCGTCCGCGTCGACCAGTGCGTCGCGTTCTTCGGTGTCGTCTCGAGCGTCCGGGTCACCACCTCGGCGACCTGGGCATC comes from Rhodococcus sp. B50 and encodes:
- a CDS encoding cupin domain-containing protein, with translation MERTARGRYETILDDPDFAVMDDGTRFAAFFLGDGETDPAVFPMEVGPNFRSPVHYHKTHYMSIILRGSLRVGKKWYGPGDIRLQEKGSVYGPEEAGPEGCFMLNIFADRRGFHPTVLGEPEQDLPPVEPHVLLSQVWNALAEKHTDSASVSTAR
- a CDS encoding IS630 family transposase, which gives rise to MARTGRPKAELVLSDDERSAVEGWVRRSSTPQAWALRCRIILACADGISNKEVAARLGSTQHAVGRWRSRFLEHRIAGLGDMPRSGGPRSVTDAQVAEVVTRTLETTPKNATHWSTRTMAQEMGLSQSTVSRIWRAFGLQPHRTEGFKLSTDPFFVDKVHDVVGLYLDPPERALVFCVDEKSQIQALDRSQPVLPMMPGVPQRMTSDYVRAGTTTLFAALDVASGKVIGSLHRRHRADEFKKFLMTLDKQTPPGLDLHLVLDNYATHKTLAIKAWLLAHPRFHLHFTPTGSSWLNLVERWFAELTNKQIRRGVHKSIQALEKDIRSWIAQWNTDPKPYVWTKTADEILERLASYLNRIPDSEH